The nucleotide window TGATCCCCTTTTTTcaatacataaatatttaataataataataaaatttggcCAAAAGGAAATTCgttctaatattttttcagataattccctcataaaccagaAAAGCcatcattgtttttgtttttgaaattacATTAATGTCATTAAAGAGGAGAACATCTATCACTATGAAGAACTGAGCTATCAAACTGCATGTTACAATGTTACAACAGAATCCGCAGAGAAATTTTTGCTTTTCGGCAGATGTAATTTGGATGTTAAGCTAGAGCAACATTCAGTCACAACATAAGCTAACAGAACCTCCTAGCAAGGAACAAAAAATACTACTTCTAAGCAAAACAGAAGTTCCAGTAACTTCCGAGGAAAGGCCAACTACATAATAATTACATGATAtagatttctttttctaaaattgGGGGCTGAAGGGCAACATAATTTCGATGTCAATGTCCCTTGCTCAAACACCAAAGTATTCCTCTGggacataaaattttaaaccgACGGcctgcaaaagaaaataaaaaacaaccaTAAACACCCAAGTATTCCACTGGGACATAAAACTTTAAACCACGCATGTCATAATTTAATATCATAATGTAGGATGTTAGTACCTCCGCAAATTTAATATCAGCATCACTGTGATCATTTTTTCTCCCAGCTGCATCACCAACATAAAAGGATCTACAATGCAGACAGAAAAAGCTTTTATAATCTCATTGATCCTGTCCTTTTGATAATAATTGCTATTGAAACGAACAAAACTACACTGATTAATAAGGTAGCAATTCTATGTCTCTCTTCCTATGTGCAGAATAGTGATAGGtaaccaaacaagaaaagaaaagagcttACTGATCCATGTCAATGGAAATGCCAGAGTTGAAGTGTTGTTCCAATATATGCCACATCCCCGGCTTGGGTTTGCGAAAGGGGTCTTCTGCTTGACCACCGGATTTTCCAAGGCCACAAGCTATGAAAACCTGGACAGTGACAACTTCAATACTccttgcattttttttcttaaggaAAAAATGTGTCATTTCATAGTTCTCAACATAATTGTTCTCATCATAAGATTCTACACTCTTATGCaatattgaattttttctACACGTCAGAAGCTGAAGtaataactttaaaaaaaaaattactactAAACTATTTTCTCCTTATTGCCAAGGCTGAATGTCCCTTTTCAAAAATATGGGTAGTTCAACCAAATTACTCTTATCACAAAGGGTGAACAGACTTCCTGATTAAGAATTTAAGATGAATTTATCAGTTGCATCAGAAATGGACCATGGTTGGATCTTGCAACCACGTGAGGTAGGCAATGTAAGTTAGTCAAAAAGAATTACCTGAATTGGGACCTTCACTTTCTTAATAAAGTTGTTGAGCCGACCAATTTTTGAGTCCACAGCTACTTGTCTCTTGTTCTTCCAGCGCTCAATGTTGGACTCATTTGTAAAAATTACCTGATGTggtcaaattttcaattagtGCAGCCCCAAACAACTAAACAAACGAGAATGTCAAACTGTCCAAAAATCACAAGACTTCTGTACAAATTTCAATAGCTCAtatgataacaaaaaaatacaaaccaGCTTGTAGCCATCCTCATACAGGCTTTGTAGCTTATCAGGAATTGAAGGATACATAAGGGACCAAGCATCAGCACCTCCCCTGAGATTAGACCAGCATATTAGGTTGTCAACAAAAATTCTTGTCCACAGTTCTGGGGTCTAGGCCAAATGAGAACTTCTTTCTTTCGTACAAATGAAACTCACTTATACATTTACATTGCACGAAACCATTCAAAAGAGATATTTATGACAGA belongs to Prunus persica cultivar Lovell chromosome G4, Prunus_persica_NCBIv2, whole genome shotgun sequence and includes:
- the LOC18779538 gene encoding polynucleotide 3'-phosphatase ZDP, coding for MSSSSSTQILAEYAKSKRSSCKKCSKAIDAKALRLGLVSRDARGFDVTKWHHLDCFNFGSESVASVEKIKGFQSLESSDQESLKKLVAATDKSRGEDSNESTYAVEGKESSQGKRVHEVDENENEEEERSLKKVKSSKCDGQAKLDISFTISDVKDKYKDATLSPKWKAFQTIIFLERDDGLHDSSKIAAFDFDGCLANTNVKRGGADAWSLMYPSIPDKLQSLYEDGYKLVIFTNESNIERWKNKRQVAVDSKIGRLNNFIKKVKVPIQEVCSPFVIRLLTCRKNSILHKSVESYDENNYVENYEMTHFFLKKKNARSIEVVTVQVFIACGLGKSGGQAEDPFRKPKPGMWHILEQHFNSGISIDMDQSFYVGDAAGRKNDHSDADIKFAEAVGLKFYVPEEYFGV